Proteins encoded in a region of the Funiculus sociatus GB2-C1 genome:
- the nuoB gene encoding NADH-quinone oxidoreductase subunit NuoB gives MNPTATRLEPNKQKTQIINPIERPQITQELSENIILTTVDDLYNWARLSSLWPLMFGTACCFIEMAAFFAARFDFERFGFKPWPSPRHADVIITAGTITMKMAPALVRLYEQMPEPKYVIAMGACTITGGMFSSDSPTAVRGVDKLIPVDVYLPGCPPRPEAIIDAIIKLRKKVAQESIQEQGAFSQSHRYYSITHKMKPAPPLYSGEYLESSSRNNPPEELAKMIKEASSVMFPSLPEKNQSKI, from the coding sequence ATGAACCCGACAGCAACTAGACTTGAGCCGAACAAGCAAAAAACTCAGATAATCAATCCTATTGAGCGTCCTCAGATTACCCAAGAGCTTTCCGAAAACATCATTTTAACCACAGTAGACGATTTGTATAATTGGGCTAGACTGTCCAGTTTGTGGCCTCTGATGTTTGGGACTGCTTGCTGCTTTATTGAAATGGCTGCTTTTTTCGCAGCACGGTTTGACTTCGAGCGTTTTGGCTTCAAACCTTGGCCCAGTCCTCGCCATGCTGATGTTATTATCACTGCTGGCACCATCACAATGAAAATGGCACCCGCCTTGGTGCGCCTCTACGAACAAATGCCAGAACCCAAGTATGTAATTGCGATGGGTGCTTGCACAATCACTGGGGGAATGTTCAGCAGCGACTCACCGACAGCGGTGCGAGGCGTGGACAAGTTAATTCCGGTAGATGTATATTTACCTGGTTGTCCTCCCAGACCAGAGGCAATTATTGATGCCATCATCAAACTGCGTAAGAAAGTAGCGCAAGAATCGATACAGGAGCAAGGTGCATTTTCTCAAAGTCATCGCTACTACAGCATTACTCACAAAATGAAGCCTGCGCCACCGCTTTACTCTGGGGAATATTTAGAGTCATCGTCGCGGAATAATCCGCCCGAAGAATTAGCCAAAATGATAAAAGAGGCATCTTCTGTGATGTTTCCATCACTCCCAGAAAAGAATCAATCAAAAATCTGA
- a CDS encoding pentapeptide repeat-containing protein, translating into MSDLNRCYKVLGIEPGASPEEVNQAYKDLAFIWHPDRIPEDNPRLRLKAEEKLKEINHARDELRSIQRNTSKKTAQSQRSQSRTQPHNTAANSRSRPNEQAKSHHQTNSARSDLSGGDFRGANFKEKDLSGRNFSYANLSQANLSDAFLHKINLQGASLYRANLFRANLLQANLRDANLRETNLIGADLSGADLSGADLTDAKVGVNDRLLVKLVGAKLTGAILPDGTIHD; encoded by the coding sequence ATGAGCGATCTAAACCGATGCTACAAAGTGCTGGGAATTGAGCCTGGAGCGTCACCGGAAGAGGTGAACCAGGCTTATAAGGATTTAGCGTTTATTTGGCATCCCGATCGGATTCCTGAAGATAATCCTCGGTTGCGGCTAAAGGCTGAAGAAAAACTCAAAGAGATTAATCACGCACGGGATGAATTGCGGTCAATTCAAAGAAATACTTCTAAAAAAACGGCTCAATCGCAGCGATCGCAATCTCGTACACAACCACATAATACCGCAGCCAATTCTCGATCTCGCCCGAACGAACAGGCTAAATCTCACCATCAAACCAACTCGGCGCGTTCCGATCTCAGTGGAGGCGACTTTCGTGGTGCTAACTTCAAAGAAAAAGACTTGTCAGGCAGAAACTTCAGTTATGCTAATTTGAGCCAAGCTAACCTGAGCGATGCCTTTCTACATAAAATCAATCTTCAGGGAGCCTCTCTCTACAGAGCGAATCTTTTTAGAGCCAATTTGCTGCAAGCAAACTTGAGGGATGCCAATTTACGGGAGACTAACTTAATTGGCGCTGATTTGAGTGGTGCTGATTTGAGTGGTGCTGATTTGACTGATGCAAAGGTTGGGGTAAATGACCGCCTGCTGGTTAAGCTGGTTGGAGCCAAGTTGACCGGCGCAATATTGCCAGATGGGACAATCCACGACTAG
- a CDS encoding cyanophycinase, with product MVNLSRLPSALKISTVALLLMIIMTVLTLPAQAKVTRYLKGNSADVNPTLAGPAYNFGGGGPDVDEAIQWMINQVRGCTNCATKVDVVVIRSSGDDGYNDAIASMKGVDSVETLVITSRDDAQKANVVNPIKNAEVIFFAGGDQCEYTRNFKNTAVEAAVKSVNARGGAIGGTSAGSMIQSDFVYNACSDTVETREALEDPYEDISFTYDFFKWANMKATLVDTHFSKRDRMGRIMTFIARQIRDGISDSAFGIAVDEDTSVVVDKNGMARVMGGGAYFVLADHMPEVCEPQTPLTFSNYKIWKVKSGGTFNLKNRPTSGYYLRSVNKGRLSSDPY from the coding sequence ATGGTAAATTTATCCCGACTCCCTTCAGCACTGAAAATCAGCACGGTGGCACTGTTGTTGATGATAATAATGACAGTTCTAACCTTACCCGCCCAAGCCAAAGTTACGCGCTATCTGAAGGGTAACTCCGCCGATGTTAATCCTACCTTAGCTGGCCCAGCCTATAACTTTGGCGGCGGTGGCCCTGATGTAGATGAGGCGATTCAGTGGATGATTAATCAGGTAAGGGGTTGTACAAATTGCGCCACCAAAGTTGATGTCGTAGTTATCAGATCCTCCGGCGATGATGGATACAACGATGCGATCGCATCCATGAAAGGTGTTGACTCCGTGGAAACTCTTGTCATCACCAGTCGGGACGATGCACAAAAAGCGAATGTTGTCAATCCTATCAAAAACGCTGAGGTGATATTTTTTGCTGGTGGCGACCAGTGCGAATACACCCGGAACTTCAAAAATACAGCGGTTGAGGCGGCGGTAAAATCAGTAAATGCCAGAGGTGGCGCAATTGGTGGCACCAGTGCAGGTTCGATGATCCAAAGTGATTTTGTTTACAACGCCTGCTCGGATACTGTGGAAACCAGGGAAGCTTTAGAAGACCCCTATGAAGACATCAGCTTCACCTACGACTTCTTTAAGTGGGCGAATATGAAAGCAACCCTTGTAGACACCCACTTTAGCAAACGCGATCGCATGGGTCGCATCATGACCTTTATTGCGCGTCAAATCAGAGACGGGATATCTGACAGCGCCTTCGGAATAGCAGTAGACGAAGATACATCGGTTGTTGTAGATAAAAACGGGATGGCGCGGGTGATGGGAGGTGGTGCATACTTTGTCCTCGCTGACCATATGCCAGAGGTATGCGAACCGCAAACCCCCCTGACCTTCTCTAACTACAAGATTTGGAAAGTTAAAAGCGGCGGTACATTCAACCTCAAAAATCGCCCTACATCTGGCTACTATCTCAGAAGCGTTAACAAAGGGCGACTTAGCTCAGATCCGTACTAA
- the map gene encoding type I methionyl aminopeptidase, with translation MKTEMIEILSSREVEKMRASGRLAAALLSHLEPMVKPGVSTLQINDEAERWTKEQGAISAPLGYKGFPKSICTSINEVVCHGIPSAKQVLKDGDIINIDVTPILNSYYGDTSKTFFVGSPSPTTKKLVEVTKECLFRGIAEVKPGARIGDIGAAIQEYAEKEGFSVVRDFAGHGVHRVFHTAPEIPHYGKRNTGKRLKSGMVFTIEPMINEGTWEVEVLKDGWTAVTKDRKLSAQFEHTVVVTEEGVEILTLREEEML, from the coding sequence ATGAAAACCGAAATGATCGAGATTTTATCTAGCAGAGAAGTAGAAAAAATGCGTGCCTCTGGACGCTTAGCCGCCGCCCTCCTGTCCCACCTAGAACCAATGGTTAAACCAGGAGTAAGCACATTACAAATCAACGACGAAGCAGAACGCTGGACAAAAGAACAGGGAGCAATAAGCGCTCCACTAGGCTACAAAGGATTTCCCAAATCTATCTGCACCAGCATCAATGAAGTAGTATGTCACGGCATCCCAAGTGCTAAACAAGTTCTTAAAGACGGTGACATTATTAACATTGACGTGACACCAATTCTTAATAGTTATTACGGAGATACATCTAAGACATTCTTTGTCGGTTCGCCCTCACCTACAACAAAAAAGCTGGTTGAAGTAACCAAAGAGTGTCTTTTCCGAGGAATTGCCGAAGTTAAGCCTGGGGCGCGGATTGGCGACATTGGTGCAGCTATCCAAGAATATGCTGAGAAAGAGGGCTTTTCCGTAGTGCGGGATTTTGCAGGACACGGCGTACACCGCGTTTTTCATACTGCACCAGAGATTCCCCACTATGGTAAACGGAATACAGGTAAGCGTCTGAAATCGGGAATGGTCTTCACTATCGAACCCATGATTAATGAAGGTACTTGGGAGGTGGAAGTTCTCAAAGATGGCTGGACTGCTGTCACCAAGGATCGAAAGCTTTCCGCTCAGTTTGAGCATACAGTAGTTGTGACTGAGGAAGGTGTCGAAATCCTGACTCTACGCGAAGAAGAGATGCTGTAG
- a CDS encoding ABC transporter ATP-binding protein, with protein sequence MSRHQKFNFLQGIWQRLRQSLAVFRYSDRALSLVWTTSRILTIIFAILTIVAGLLPAAVAYVGKLIVDAVVLASQTGLQSERLQALGYVGLEAIAVILLAGSQRGLTVCQSLLRVLLGQKVNVLILQKALTLELRYFEDSEFYDKLMRARMEASSRPLSLVSRTFSLIQNALSLVTYGGLLLNFSAWAVVILAAAALPAFIAESRFSGEAFRLFRWRSPETRAQHYLETLIAREDYAKEVKLYQLGDLLLQRYRDIFHRLYDEDRNLTLRRGFWGYLLGLLSTCAFYLAYAWIVLEAIASRISLGDMTMYLMVFRQGQSTFSAALGSIGGMYEDNLYLSNLYEFLEEEIPKSWGTATEGLIPGDGVRFQNVYFTYPGSSQPALNGISLHLKPGEKLAIVGENGSGKTTLIKLLTRLYTPDSGRILLDGLDLQEWDSEVLRDRIGVIFQDFVRYQFKVGENVGVGDVDHIEDEKRWKIASEKGMAEPFIEKMAQGYQTQLGKWFRGGVELSGGQWQKIALSRAFMRTAADILVLDEPTAAMDAEAEVKIFERFQKLTQHQMVLLISHRFSTVRMADTIVVLEGGVVLEEGTHQELLQLQGRYATLFKLQAAGYQ encoded by the coding sequence GTTTTCCGATACAGCGATCGCGCCCTCAGCTTAGTTTGGACTACTAGCCGCATTCTGACAATCATCTTTGCCATCCTTACTATAGTGGCAGGTTTGCTACCAGCCGCCGTCGCCTATGTAGGCAAATTAATTGTCGATGCAGTAGTCTTAGCTTCTCAAACCGGGTTGCAAAGCGAACGCCTTCAAGCTTTGGGTTACGTGGGACTCGAAGCGATCGCAGTTATATTACTTGCAGGTAGTCAGCGGGGTTTAACTGTTTGTCAATCTTTGCTGCGAGTCCTGCTGGGACAAAAAGTGAATGTTCTAATTTTGCAAAAAGCGCTAACGCTAGAACTTCGCTATTTTGAGGATTCCGAATTTTACGACAAATTGATGCGGGCGCGGATGGAAGCATCAAGCCGTCCCCTCTCCCTAGTAAGCCGCACATTCAGCTTAATTCAAAATGCTCTCTCACTGGTGACTTACGGCGGCTTGTTGCTGAATTTCTCCGCTTGGGCTGTGGTGATACTTGCAGCAGCAGCATTACCCGCCTTCATCGCCGAATCTCGCTTCTCTGGGGAAGCTTTTCGCCTATTCCGCTGGCGATCCCCCGAAACTCGCGCCCAACACTACCTAGAAACCCTGATTGCGCGAGAAGACTACGCCAAAGAGGTGAAACTTTACCAACTGGGGGATCTGTTACTACAACGCTACCGTGACATCTTCCATCGACTTTACGACGAAGACCGCAACCTGACTCTACGGCGAGGATTTTGGGGTTACTTGTTGGGGTTATTGAGTACCTGCGCCTTTTATCTCGCCTACGCTTGGATTGTACTGGAAGCGATCGCTAGTCGCATCTCCCTCGGCGACATGACCATGTACTTAATGGTATTCCGCCAAGGACAGTCTACCTTTTCCGCCGCCTTGGGTTCCATCGGCGGAATGTACGAAGACAACCTGTATCTCTCCAACCTCTACGAATTTCTAGAAGAAGAAATCCCGAAATCTTGGGGTACAGCAACTGAGGGGTTAATTCCCGGTGATGGGGTACGTTTCCAGAACGTCTACTTCACCTACCCTGGAAGTTCGCAACCCGCCTTAAATGGAATTTCCCTACACCTGAAACCAGGAGAAAAACTAGCAATTGTCGGGGAAAACGGTTCGGGAAAGACTACCCTGATTAAGCTTTTAACCCGACTGTATACACCAGACTCAGGACGCATTTTACTCGATGGCTTAGACTTACAAGAATGGGATAGTGAAGTGTTGCGCGATCGCATCGGCGTAATTTTTCAAGACTTTGTGCGCTATCAGTTCAAAGTCGGGGAAAATGTCGGCGTTGGCGATGTAGACCACATAGAAGACGAAAAACGCTGGAAAATTGCCTCCGAAAAAGGCATGGCTGAACCTTTCATTGAGAAAATGGCCCAAGGCTATCAAACTCAATTAGGGAAATGGTTTCGGGGAGGAGTCGAACTCTCCGGCGGACAGTGGCAGAAAATTGCTCTTTCCCGTGCATTTATGCGAACTGCGGCGGATATTTTGGTGTTAGACGAACCAACAGCAGCGATGGATGCGGAAGCTGAAGTAAAGATTTTTGAACGTTTTCAGAAGCTTACCCAGCATCAGATGGTTCTCCTCATCTCGCACCGCTTTTCAACTGTACGCATGGCTGACACAATTGTAGTTTTAGAAGGAGGCGTTGTACTGGAAGAAGGAACTCACCAAGAGTTGTTGCAGCTTCAGGGACGCTACGCTACCCTTTTTAAACTGCAAGCCGCAGGATACCAGTAG